One segment of uncultured Tolumonas sp. DNA contains the following:
- a CDS encoding thymidylate synthase, with protein MKQYLDLCQRIINDGVWVENKRTDKRCLTVINADLTYDVKNNQFPIITTRKSFWKAAIAELLGYIRGYDNAADFRALGTKSWDANANENAAWLNNPARKGHDDMGRVYGVQGRHWKKHDGTELDQLAKIVHNLSNGVDDRGEILTFHNPGEFELGCLRPCMHTHTFSLLGDTLYLTSYQRSCDVPLGLNFNQIQVFTLLALMAQITGKTPGQAYHKIINAHIYEDQVELMRDVQLKREPYPSPKLEINPDIKSLKDLETWVTLDDFNVVGYQHHDAIKYPFSV; from the coding sequence ATGAAGCAATATTTAGATCTTTGCCAGCGCATCATCAACGACGGCGTATGGGTTGAGAACAAACGCACTGACAAACGCTGCCTGACCGTGATCAATGCAGATTTAACTTATGATGTGAAAAACAATCAATTTCCTATCATCACCACCCGCAAAAGCTTTTGGAAAGCCGCTATTGCAGAACTGCTGGGCTATATTCGTGGTTATGACAATGCCGCCGACTTCCGGGCTTTAGGCACCAAATCATGGGATGCCAACGCCAATGAAAATGCTGCGTGGCTGAACAACCCGGCACGTAAAGGCCATGATGACATGGGCCGTGTTTACGGCGTTCAAGGCCGTCACTGGAAAAAACATGATGGCACTGAATTAGATCAATTAGCGAAGATTGTTCACAATTTATCCAACGGTGTTGACGACAGAGGCGAGATCCTAACCTTCCATAATCCGGGTGAATTCGAGCTGGGTTGTTTGCGCCCTTGTATGCACACGCACACTTTTTCTCTGTTAGGTGACACTTTATATCTGACGAGCTATCAACGCTCCTGTGATGTACCGTTAGGGTTGAATTTCAATCAAATTCAAGTATTTACATTATTAGCCCTGATGGCACAGATCACCGGAAAGACACCTGGGCAGGCCTATCATAAGATCATCAATGCCCATATCTATGAAGATCAGGTGGAATTGATGCGCGATGTGCAATTGAAAAGAGAACCCTATCCATCACCTAAACTGGAAATTAATCCGGATATTAAGAGCTTAAAAGATTTGGAAACATGGGTAACGTTGGATGATTTTAATGTGGTTGGTTATCAGCATCACGATGCGATCAAATACCCATTTTCGGTTTAG
- the ptsP gene encoding phosphoenolpyruvate--protein phosphotransferase, producing the protein MLTTLRQIVESVTAAPSLSEAMRTLVQQTRAAMHVDCCSVYISETQRQRYRLVATDGLSLDAVGKAVLPFNEGLVGLVGRREELINLADAPAHPSFKYLPEVGEDEFKTFLGVPIMHQRNVLGVLVVQQALSRQFTELDESFLVTLAAQLAVRIAHAELKGLISSSSGNHRAVHGIGVSSGMAIAKAWVWQPKMALSQVNLKHSDEPELQVELLNQAVLQVQMDLDALAMRFQDAVQVDSQSIFDIYQHILADPNFIFQIEQEITENQWNATSAVRQVSERLIEQFSAMSDPYLRERALDIRDVAQRLLSSLAHSHMEQFDFQEPVILLAEEVTATLLAEIPKDRLAGVVSMRGAVNSHAAILARTMSVPAVMGLELPLQELDGQELIIDGANGDVIIQPSGAVLAEYEQLILQAKAFDDLVAKEALLPSETQDGCPVSVLLNAGLSLDVDSCLMDCSDGVGLYRTEIPFMLHDSFPSEQEQATRYRAILEQYNGRQVCMRTLDIGGDKPLPYFPISEENPFLGWRGIRITLDHPELFLAQLKAMLRASEHNDNLAIMLPMISSVSEVQAARRLLDQAWLEVSDELRARGSAIRYPSLGAMIEVPAAIYLLPDLAPYVDFWSVGTNDLTQYLLAVDRNNARVADMYDGLHPAVLRALQQIIQVANQQAKPVSVCGELAGDSIGVLILLAMGYHRFSMNLNNIAKVKYLLRRVRTDALAPLLEQAIQLSDSAQIRKIFTNYLESLGLQSFISKKA; encoded by the coding sequence GTGCTGACAACATTGCGGCAAATTGTGGAAAGTGTAACGGCTGCGCCATCGTTATCGGAAGCGATGCGTACACTGGTACAGCAAACCCGTGCTGCTATGCATGTTGATTGTTGCTCGGTCTATATTTCTGAAACCCAGCGCCAGCGTTACCGCTTGGTTGCCACCGACGGCCTTTCTTTGGATGCGGTCGGCAAAGCCGTGTTGCCATTTAACGAAGGCCTAGTAGGCTTAGTTGGCCGTCGAGAAGAGTTAATTAATCTGGCGGATGCGCCTGCTCACCCGAGCTTTAAATACTTACCAGAAGTTGGTGAAGACGAGTTCAAAACGTTTCTGGGCGTGCCCATTATGCATCAGCGTAATGTGCTGGGTGTGTTAGTGGTACAACAGGCGTTATCGCGCCAATTTACTGAGCTTGATGAGTCTTTTCTTGTGACATTGGCGGCCCAGTTAGCGGTGCGTATTGCGCATGCCGAATTGAAAGGGCTGATCAGTTCTTCTTCTGGCAATCATCGTGCTGTGCATGGTATCGGTGTCTCTTCCGGTATGGCGATTGCGAAAGCTTGGGTCTGGCAGCCGAAAATGGCGTTGTCTCAGGTTAATCTGAAACATAGCGATGAACCAGAACTGCAGGTGGAACTGCTGAATCAAGCCGTGTTGCAGGTGCAGATGGATTTGGATGCGCTAGCCATGCGCTTTCAGGATGCTGTACAGGTTGATTCCCAGTCTATTTTTGATATTTATCAGCACATCCTGGCTGATCCTAATTTCATTTTTCAGATCGAACAGGAAATTACAGAGAATCAGTGGAACGCGACCTCCGCTGTGCGCCAAGTCAGTGAACGGTTGATCGAACAATTTTCCGCTATGAGTGATCCGTACTTACGTGAACGGGCGCTCGATATTCGCGACGTTGCCCAGCGGTTGTTGAGTAGTTTGGCTCATAGCCATATGGAGCAGTTCGATTTTCAAGAGCCAGTTATTCTGCTGGCTGAGGAAGTCACCGCCACATTACTGGCGGAGATCCCGAAAGATCGTTTGGCGGGTGTAGTTTCCATGCGTGGTGCCGTCAACTCGCATGCTGCCATTTTAGCCCGTACTATGAGTGTGCCCGCAGTGATGGGGCTGGAGTTACCACTGCAAGAGTTAGATGGGCAGGAATTGATTATCGATGGCGCCAACGGTGATGTGATTATTCAACCAAGTGGCGCTGTTCTGGCGGAATATGAACAGCTGATCCTGCAAGCGAAAGCATTTGATGACTTGGTCGCGAAAGAGGCGTTATTACCCTCAGAAACGCAAGATGGTTGTCCGGTTTCGGTCTTGCTGAATGCCGGTTTAAGCCTGGATGTTGATAGCTGCTTGATGGATTGTTCCGATGGTGTTGGGTTATACCGTACGGAAATACCATTTATGCTGCATGACAGCTTTCCGTCGGAGCAAGAACAGGCGACGCGCTATCGAGCCATTCTGGAGCAGTACAACGGTCGCCAAGTCTGTATGCGGACCTTGGATATCGGTGGCGATAAACCGCTACCGTATTTCCCAATCAGTGAAGAAAATCCGTTTCTTGGCTGGCGTGGTATTCGTATTACACTTGATCACCCAGAGTTATTTCTGGCGCAGTTGAAAGCGATGTTACGTGCCAGCGAGCACAATGATAATTTAGCAATCATGTTGCCGATGATCTCCAGTGTCAGCGAGGTGCAAGCTGCGCGGCGTTTGCTTGATCAAGCTTGGCTGGAGGTCTCTGATGAACTTCGCGCACGAGGTAGTGCGATCCGTTACCCAAGCTTAGGGGCCATGATTGAAGTACCTGCCGCAATTTATCTATTGCCTGATTTAGCGCCATATGTCGATTTCTGGTCGGTCGGTACCAATGATCTGACGCAATACTTATTGGCGGTGGATCGGAATAATGCACGGGTAGCTGACATGTATGATGGCTTACATCCTGCCGTTTTACGTGCGTTACAACAGATTATTCAGGTCGCCAACCAGCAAGCCAAACCGGTGTCGGTTTGTGGTGAGTTAGCCGGGGATTCCATCGGTGTGCTGATTTTGCTGGCGATGGGTTACCATCGTTTCAGTATGAATTTGAATAACATTGCTAAAGTGAAATATCTACTGCGCCGTGTGCGAACCGACGCGCTGGCACCGTTATTGGAGCAGGCTATTCAGTTGAGTGATTCAGCGCAGATCAGAAAGATTTTTACCAACTATCTGGAGTCGTTAGGTTTACAGAGCTTTATTAGTAAAAAAGCGTAA
- the rppH gene encoding RNA pyrophosphohydrolase: MIDGDGFRPNVGIVICNRNGQVLWARRYGQHSWQFPQGGVDDGETPEQAMFRELYEEIGLKQDDVTILATSRNWLKYRLPKRLIRWESKPVCIGQKQKWFLLRLDASKEASIQFGCHGQPEFDDWRWVSYWYPVRQVVSFKREVYRRVMKEFATIAMPYTAPVAKKDPKKKAYR, translated from the coding sequence GTGATTGATGGCGATGGTTTCCGCCCGAATGTAGGAATTGTGATCTGCAATCGCAATGGACAGGTGTTATGGGCTCGTCGCTATGGACAACATTCCTGGCAGTTTCCTCAAGGTGGTGTGGATGATGGGGAAACTCCGGAACAGGCAATGTTTCGCGAGTTGTACGAGGAAATAGGGCTGAAGCAGGATGATGTAACTATCCTGGCTACTAGTCGTAATTGGCTGAAATATCGGCTGCCAAAGCGTTTGATTCGTTGGGAAAGCAAGCCGGTCTGCATCGGACAAAAACAGAAATGGTTTTTATTGCGTTTAGATGCTTCTAAAGAAGCAAGTATTCAATTTGGTTGTCATGGTCAGCCGGAATTCGATGACTGGCGCTGGGTGAGTTATTGGTATCCGGTCAGACAGGTCGTGTCATTCAAGCGTGAAGTCTATCGCCGGGTGATGAAGGAATTTGCAACTATTGCGATGCCTTATACGGCTCCGGTAGCTAAAAAAGATCCGAAAAAAAAAGCGTATCGATAG
- the mutH gene encoding DNA mismatch repair endonuclease MutH, translating to MYQTIDELVHAAEQLAGTTLAELAEKLSVAIPSSLRREKGWIGQLLELALGASAGSKPQQDFPELGVELKTLPLTHNGSPLESTFVCTAPLLHQQHITWATSNVHHKLSTVLWVPIVGDRQQTLGSRMIGNPWLWHPSIHEEQLLQQDWEEIMELIALGGVESISARHGQVLQLRPKAANGKSLTPAIGRNGTLIQTRPRGFYLRSSFTQKLLQDQFHL from the coding sequence ATGTATCAAACTATTGATGAACTGGTGCATGCTGCAGAGCAGTTGGCAGGAACAACTTTGGCGGAATTGGCAGAAAAACTAAGCGTCGCGATACCGTCATCGCTGCGCAGGGAAAAAGGCTGGATTGGTCAATTGCTGGAGCTGGCACTCGGTGCATCGGCTGGTAGTAAGCCGCAACAAGATTTCCCTGAATTAGGGGTTGAACTCAAAACATTACCACTAACGCACAATGGTTCGCCCCTAGAAAGCACCTTTGTTTGCACCGCCCCGCTTTTGCATCAACAGCACATCACATGGGCTACATCGAATGTGCATCATAAGTTATCAACCGTCTTGTGGGTGCCTATAGTCGGTGATCGCCAACAAACACTCGGTTCTCGCATGATTGGTAACCCATGGCTTTGGCATCCTTCTATACATGAAGAACAATTGCTGCAGCAAGATTGGGAGGAGATCATGGAATTGATTGCATTAGGCGGCGTAGAATCGATCAGTGCTCGGCATGGCCAAGTTTTACAGCTCCGCCCTAAGGCAGCTAATGGTAAATCACTTACCCCGGCAATTGGTCGCAATGGCACATTAATTCAGACTCGACCGCGTGGGTTTTATCTTCGTAGCTCATTTACGCAAAAATTACTTCAAGATCAGTTCCATCTGTGA
- a CDS encoding isoamylase early set domain-containing protein yields the protein MAVTKKFLKTKPEVQVTFEVKVDTTESASQVYVVGEFADWEPVELKKLKNGAFKTTINLPTNQKDSYQYRYRFVLPDGSEKFDNEVQADGYCSNPFGGENSIISVTQQ from the coding sequence ATGGCTGTTACAAAGAAATTCTTAAAAACCAAACCTGAAGTGCAGGTAACGTTTGAGGTCAAGGTAGACACAACCGAGAGTGCCTCACAAGTTTATGTGGTGGGTGAGTTTGCGGATTGGGAACCAGTGGAACTGAAGAAACTAAAAAACGGGGCATTCAAAACCACAATCAACCTACCGACTAACCAAAAAGATAGTTATCAATATCGATATCGTTTTGTTCTACCAGACGGTTCAGAAAAATTTGATAATGAAGTACAGGCGGATGGCTATTGCAGTAATCCATTTGGTGGCGAAAACTCCATCATTAGTGTCACTCAGCAATAA
- the rplS gene encoding 50S ribosomal protein L19, with translation MSNIIKQLEQEQLRTDIPAFAQGDTVRVQVRVIEGGKERLQAFEGVVIAKRNRGLHSAFTVRKISNGEGVERVFQTHSPLIASVELKRRGDVRRAKLYYLRDLSGKAARIKEKLN, from the coding sequence ATGAGTAACATTATTAAACAACTGGAACAGGAACAATTGCGTACCGACATCCCTGCTTTTGCTCAGGGTGATACTGTCCGTGTACAAGTTCGTGTTATCGAAGGTGGTAAAGAGCGTCTGCAGGCGTTTGAAGGTGTGGTTATCGCTAAGCGTAACCGTGGTCTGCATTCTGCTTTCACTGTACGTAAGATTTCTAACGGTGAAGGTGTGGAACGTGTATTCCAAACCCATAGCCCGCTGATTGCCAGCGTAGAACTGAAACGTCGCGGTGATGTGCGCCGTGCGAAACTGTACTACCTGCGTGATCTGTCAGGTAAAGCTGCTCGTATCAAAGAGAAGCTTAACTGA
- the trmD gene encoding tRNA (guanosine(37)-N1)-methyltransferase TrmD: MWIGVISLFPDMFRAITDFGVTGRAVKRGLLEINLWNPRDFAHDKHRTVDDRPYGGGPGMLMMVQPLRDAIQAAKQAAGDDVKVIYLSPQGKKLTQSGVAELARHQKLILVAGRYEGIDERVIQSEIDEEWSIGDYVLSGGELPAMTLVDAVSRLVPGVLGDMASAEQDSFTDGLLDCPHYTRPENLDGVMVPDVLLSGNHEHIRRWRLKQSLGRTWQRRPELLNNLALTDEQAKLLAEYVQERNAEQQ, from the coding sequence ATGTGGATCGGGGTGATTAGCCTCTTCCCAGACATGTTTCGTGCTATCACGGATTTTGGTGTGACAGGCCGAGCGGTTAAACGAGGTTTACTAGAGATTAATCTTTGGAACCCTCGTGATTTTGCCCATGATAAACATCGCACCGTGGATGATCGCCCTTATGGTGGCGGCCCCGGTATGCTGATGATGGTGCAACCGCTTCGTGATGCAATCCAGGCTGCGAAACAGGCTGCTGGAGATGATGTGAAAGTGATTTATCTTTCACCTCAGGGTAAAAAGTTAACACAATCGGGTGTAGCTGAGCTGGCTCGGCACCAGAAGCTGATTTTAGTTGCTGGTCGATACGAAGGTATTGATGAGCGCGTAATTCAGTCAGAGATTGATGAAGAGTGGTCGATTGGTGACTATGTGTTAAGTGGTGGGGAATTACCTGCTATGACCTTAGTTGATGCCGTCTCCCGACTTGTTCCAGGTGTACTGGGCGATATGGCCAGTGCGGAACAAGACTCTTTTACTGATGGTCTGCTTGATTGTCCCCATTATACGCGTCCGGAAAATTTGGATGGTGTAATGGTTCCTGATGTGTTGTTAAGTGGTAATCATGAACATATTCGTCGTTGGCGGTTGAAGCAGTCACTGGGGCGGACATGGCAAAGAAGACCGGAATTACTTAATAACCTAGCTCTGACTGACGAGCAAGCCAAGTTGCTTGCCGAGTATGTTCAGGAGCGAAATGCTGAACAGCAGTAG
- the rimM gene encoding ribosome maturation factor RimM (Essential for efficient processing of 16S rRNA) — MDNPVVVGRLGAVYGIKGWLKVNSFTDNPESIFDYMPWLIQQKGVWREIQLTSWKRHNNGLICKPEGIDTREDAQALTGVDIAVLPHQIPALPQGEYYWRDLIGCAVVTTQGYQLGTVSELMETGSNDVLVVQANLNDTFGMKERLIPFIDEQVIKHIDITARLVEVDWDPGF; from the coding sequence GTGGATAATCCAGTTGTTGTGGGTCGTCTTGGTGCCGTATATGGCATCAAAGGTTGGCTGAAGGTCAACTCTTTCACCGATAATCCAGAAAGCATTTTTGATTATATGCCCTGGCTTATTCAGCAAAAGGGCGTGTGGCGTGAAATTCAACTGACCAGTTGGAAACGTCACAATAATGGTCTGATTTGTAAACCTGAAGGTATTGATACTCGCGAAGATGCGCAAGCGCTTACTGGTGTTGATATTGCCGTGTTACCTCATCAGATACCAGCTTTGCCGCAGGGCGAATACTATTGGCGTGATCTTATTGGTTGTGCCGTAGTAACTACTCAAGGCTATCAATTAGGAACAGTGTCCGAATTAATGGAAACTGGCTCTAATGACGTATTGGTGGTTCAAGCCAATTTAAATGATACCTTTGGTATGAAAGAACGTTTGATTCCATTCATTGATGAGCAAGTGATTAAGCATATTGATATCACCGCTCGTCTGGTTGAAGTCGATTGGGATCCGGGATTCTAA
- the rpsP gene encoding 30S ribosomal protein S16 — MVTIRLQRGGAKKRPFYQVVVADARFARDGRFIERVGFFNPLAAGQAEKVNLDLARIQHWVGQGASLSDRVAKLVKDASKAA; from the coding sequence ATGGTAACCATTCGTTTACAACGTGGCGGCGCGAAAAAGCGTCCTTTCTACCAAGTGGTAGTTGCCGATGCACGCTTCGCGCGTGATGGTCGTTTTATTGAGCGAGTTGGTTTCTTTAACCCACTGGCTGCCGGCCAGGCTGAGAAAGTAAATCTGGACCTAGCACGTATCCAACATTGGGTAGGTCAGGGTGCATCTCTGTCTGATCGTGTTGCTAAACTGGTTAAAGACGCTTCTAAAGCGGCTTAA